The Streptomyces sp. NBC_01255 genome window below encodes:
- a CDS encoding cyclopropane-fatty-acyl-phospholipid synthase family protein, giving the protein MTVSVPSAVPLVAASDRTPVNPERWPDVARLPRASGLRTAIARRVLARAFARLPLRTGPGGRPGAVPRPRTGEAGAPTLTLHDPTAFHRRVGADGLIGFGESYMAGEWDSDDLVGLLTVLAAHVDDLVPAPLRRLRGAWVRRRPARDRNTLEGARDNIRRHYDLSNDLFARFLDPSMTYSSAVFDTLPATPGEFTAAQHRKIDRLLDLAGVGPGTRLLEIGTGWGELAVRAASRGADVLTVTLSEEQRAFALRRIAEAGVSHRVSVELRDYRQVQGRYDAVVSVEMIEAVGAEYWPAYFTALRRLLAPGGAVALQAITMPHERMLHTARTHTWISKYVFPGGLIPSRDALAHESAAAGLGITHDTGFGAHYAETLRLWREAFVQESAAVAALGFDRVFHRMWELYLAYSEAGFRAHYLDVRQLRLVATDGPGASR; this is encoded by the coding sequence GTCGGCCGTCCCCCTCGTCGCGGCTTCCGACCGTACGCCCGTCAATCCGGAGCGCTGGCCCGACGTCGCCCGCCTCCCGCGCGCCTCGGGCCTGCGCACGGCCATCGCACGGCGCGTCCTCGCCCGTGCCTTCGCCCGGCTTCCGCTGCGGACAGGCCCCGGCGGCCGGCCCGGCGCCGTTCCCCGCCCCCGCACCGGTGAGGCCGGCGCGCCCACCCTGACCCTGCACGACCCGACCGCGTTCCACCGGCGGGTCGGCGCCGACGGGCTGATCGGCTTCGGCGAGTCGTACATGGCCGGAGAGTGGGACAGCGACGACCTCGTGGGCCTCCTCACGGTGCTCGCCGCCCACGTGGATGACCTCGTACCCGCTCCGCTGCGCCGGCTCCGGGGCGCCTGGGTACGCCGCCGCCCGGCCCGCGACCGCAACACCCTCGAAGGCGCGCGGGACAACATCCGGCGTCACTACGATCTTTCGAACGACCTGTTCGCCCGCTTCCTCGACCCGAGCATGACCTACTCCTCGGCCGTGTTCGACACCCTCCCCGCCACACCGGGGGAGTTCACCGCGGCCCAGCATCGCAAGATCGACCGCCTGCTGGACCTGGCCGGGGTCGGCCCGGGGACCCGGCTCCTGGAGATCGGCACCGGCTGGGGCGAACTCGCCGTACGCGCCGCCTCGCGAGGCGCCGACGTCCTGACCGTCACGCTCTCCGAGGAGCAGCGCGCGTTCGCCCTGCGCCGGATCGCCGAGGCCGGCGTGTCGCACCGGGTGAGCGTCGAACTCCGCGACTACCGGCAGGTCCAGGGCCGTTACGACGCCGTGGTCAGCGTCGAGATGATCGAGGCGGTCGGCGCCGAGTACTGGCCCGCGTACTTCACCGCCCTGCGCCGCCTCCTCGCGCCCGGCGGGGCCGTCGCCCTCCAGGCCATCACCATGCCGCACGAACGGATGCTGCACACCGCCCGGACGCACACCTGGATCAGCAAGTACGTCTTCCCCGGCGGCCTCATCCCGTCACGGGACGCCCTCGCCCACGAGAGTGCGGCCGCCGGCCTGGGCATCACCCACGACACCGGCTTCGGCGCGCACTACGCCGAGACGCTCCGGCTCTGGCGGGAGGCGTTCGTCCAGGAGTCGGCGGCGGTCGCCGCACTCGGCTTCGACCGGGTCTTCCACCGCATGTGGGAGCTGTACCTGGCCTACTCCGAGGCGGGTTTCCGGGCGCACTACCTCGACGTCCGCCAGCTCCGGCTCGTCGCCACGGATGGCCCCGGGGCGTCCCGATGA
- a CDS encoding DUF1295 domain-containing protein yields MTASALVVNLAASAGAALAVMLVAFVIASVKGVHRIVDVAWGLAFAAVAVVTWVLSAEYGDDGRRLAVTLATCLWGLRLAFHIARRGRGHGEDPRYAKMLARAPGNPAFYALRKVYLLQGALVWLVSLPVQAAAYLPEGVDPLLVLGLVLWAAGLAFEAVGDRQLARFKGDPAHQGRIMDRGLWSWTRHPNYFGDFLVWWGLYLTACATWQTAVLSLVSPLVMSALLIWGSGKRLLENHMAHRPGYAAYAARTSGFLPRPPRRDAGTEAR; encoded by the coding sequence ATGACCGCGTCCGCACTGGTGGTCAATCTGGCCGCGTCGGCCGGAGCGGCCCTCGCGGTGATGCTGGTGGCCTTCGTGATCGCCTCGGTGAAGGGCGTCCACCGGATCGTCGACGTCGCCTGGGGCCTCGCCTTCGCCGCAGTCGCCGTCGTCACCTGGGTACTGTCCGCCGAGTACGGGGACGACGGCCGGCGGCTCGCCGTCACCCTGGCGACCTGCCTGTGGGGGCTGCGACTCGCGTTCCACATCGCCCGGAGGGGCCGCGGCCACGGCGAGGACCCCCGTTACGCGAAAATGCTGGCCCGGGCACCCGGCAATCCCGCGTTCTACGCGCTGCGCAAGGTCTACCTGCTTCAGGGCGCGCTGGTCTGGCTCGTCTCCCTGCCCGTCCAGGCGGCGGCGTACCTCCCTGAGGGCGTGGACCCCCTGCTCGTCCTCGGCCTCGTCCTCTGGGCGGCGGGCCTCGCCTTCGAAGCGGTGGGGGACCGTCAACTCGCCCGCTTCAAGGGCGACCCCGCACATCAGGGGCGGATCATGGACCGGGGACTGTGGAGCTGGACCCGGCACCCCAACTACTTCGGCGACTTCCTGGTCTGGTGGGGGCTCTACCTGACCGCCTGCGCGACTTGGCAGACTGCTGTCCTCAGCCTCGTGTCGCCCCTGGTGATGAGCGCACTGCTCATCTGGGGGAGCGGCAAGCGGCTGCTGGAGAACCACATGGCGCACCGACCCGGTTACGCCGCCTACGCCGCCCGCACGAGCGGCTTCCTGCCTCGGCCGCCCCGCCGGGACGCGGGGACGGAAGCCCGATGA
- a CDS encoding EamA family transporter: protein MKIPRAPWQGAATAPALMLAQIVSLQAGSAVAKDAYGTVGPTALAGMRLFFSAAILWVLVRPRLREVTAAQWRAAISLGLVLAAMNLAYFQAISLLPIGVAATLELLGPLTLSIVLSRRLEHLAVASLALVGVLLLATPGASLSAAGLLLGGAAALCRAGYVVLSQRVGHLFPDWTGLTLALACGACVLTPITAVTDGGTVAAHPAVLGTGLMVALLSSLIPYSLDMTVLRRIDVRAFGVLLALSPAVAAGVGFVLLHEQLTARQLCAMALVVLAGAWSVRRAAQRVGPADRPGARPA, encoded by the coding sequence GTGAAGATCCCCCGCGCACCGTGGCAGGGTGCCGCGACGGCTCCGGCGTTGATGCTGGCTCAGATCGTCAGCCTTCAAGCGGGTTCGGCCGTGGCCAAGGATGCCTATGGGACAGTCGGTCCCACGGCGCTGGCCGGTATGCGGCTGTTTTTCTCGGCCGCGATCCTGTGGGTACTGGTCCGGCCGCGACTGCGGGAGGTCACGGCTGCGCAGTGGCGGGCGGCGATCTCACTTGGTCTGGTCCTCGCGGCCATGAACTTGGCGTACTTCCAGGCCATCAGCCTCCTGCCGATCGGGGTGGCCGCAACCTTGGAGCTGCTCGGGCCGCTCACCTTGTCGATCGTTCTGTCCCGTCGGCTTGAGCACCTCGCGGTGGCGTCGCTGGCGCTTGTGGGTGTACTCCTGCTGGCCACCCCGGGAGCCTCGCTCTCCGCCGCCGGGCTGCTGCTGGGGGGCGCCGCCGCGCTGTGCCGGGCCGGGTATGTGGTCCTGAGTCAGCGGGTCGGGCACCTGTTCCCCGACTGGACGGGCCTGACCCTGGCGCTGGCCTGCGGCGCCTGCGTGCTGACGCCGATCACCGCCGTCACAGACGGTGGCACGGTGGCGGCCCACCCTGCCGTCCTCGGCACCGGGCTCATGGTGGCCCTTCTGTCCTCCCTGATCCCGTACTCGCTGGATATGACGGTCCTGCGGCGCATCGATGTGCGCGCGTTCGGAGTGCTGCTCGCACTGAGCCCCGCCGTGGCGGCGGGGGTCGGTTTCGTCTTGCTGCACGAGCAGCTCACAGCACGCCAACTGTGCGCCATGGCCCTGGTAGTCCTGGCCGGCGCCTGGTCGGTGCGCCGCGCCGCTCAGCGTGTCGGACCTGCCGATCGCCCCGGCGCTCGCCCCGCGTGA
- a CDS encoding GNAT family N-acetyltransferase, whose protein sequence is MDVSLRPVHLSDLPVFFRHMSDPESNRMAAFTAEAPTNRARFDTHWKRILASPDVVTRTVLADGDVVGHAAVYGEPGEREVTYFIDRYYWGRGIATAALRGLLAEVPERPLFARAAADNTGSVRVLEKCGFKVVGEDRGFANARGAEIDELVLRLDG, encoded by the coding sequence ATGGATGTCTCCCTGCGTCCTGTGCACCTCAGCGATCTGCCTGTTTTCTTCCGACACATGAGCGACCCCGAGTCGAATCGGATGGCCGCCTTCACCGCTGAGGCCCCGACGAACCGGGCCCGCTTCGACACGCATTGGAAGCGCATCCTCGCCTCGCCCGACGTGGTCACCCGCACCGTGCTCGCGGACGGCGATGTGGTCGGGCACGCGGCCGTGTACGGCGAGCCGGGCGAGCGGGAGGTCACGTATTTCATCGATCGCTACTACTGGGGGCGAGGCATCGCGACCGCGGCGCTGCGGGGGCTGCTCGCCGAGGTCCCCGAACGCCCGCTGTTCGCCCGGGCGGCGGCGGACAACACCGGATCGGTGCGGGTCCTGGAGAAGTGCGGCTTCAAGGTCGTCGGCGAGGACCGGGGCTTCGCGAACGCGCGGGGAGCGGAGATCGACGAGCTGGTGCTGCGGTTGGATGGGTAA
- a CDS encoding GNAT family N-acetyltransferase: MRDRVDASSGLVLRSWKTEDAAAVMSAFADPLMRGQSIEPVDSAKAAERWIAARGDQWATDSGYSFAVVDGGGLVLGQVCVGSVDRRHAVGWVSYWTTATARGQGTASRACRAVARWAFDDAELFRLELGHRVNNPASCGVARAAGFAVEGQQRQKLEYDGVRFDVELHARLATDTDPVSL, from the coding sequence ATGCGTGATCGTGTAGATGCTTCCTCTGGCCTGGTCTTGCGCAGTTGGAAGACCGAAGATGCCGCGGCGGTGATGTCCGCGTTCGCGGATCCGCTCATGCGTGGGCAGTCCATCGAGCCGGTTGATTCTGCGAAGGCGGCCGAGCGGTGGATAGCGGCTCGTGGTGACCAATGGGCCACAGACTCTGGCTATTCCTTCGCCGTCGTCGATGGTGGTGGCCTTGTTCTCGGCCAGGTATGTGTCGGCTCGGTGGATCGGCGTCACGCCGTTGGCTGGGTGTCCTACTGGACGACAGCAACGGCGCGTGGCCAGGGCACGGCTTCCCGTGCCTGCCGTGCTGTGGCCCGCTGGGCTTTCGACGATGCCGAACTCTTCAGGCTGGAGCTTGGGCACCGAGTGAACAACCCCGCCTCATGCGGGGTGGCCCGCGCCGCCGGCTTCGCGGTGGAAGGACAGCAACGACAGAAGCTCGAGTACGACGGTGTGCGCTTCGACGTGGAACTCCATGCGCGTCTGGCAACGGATACGGACCCTGTGTCGTTGTGA
- a CDS encoding CGNR zinc finger domain-containing protein — protein MHFNHYGGEAARLAADLVNLTAPPSPEHLEPLLATHGVVHHTLTAAQAETIWTWSRRLAACFGRQDLEERCQAVNALLADASSSPRISLHDGRPHLHYSATGADAAAHIRAVTAAGLAYVVCSADAERLGRCVRHDCGLAFVDISRNGRRVYCSVRCANNDAVARHRERLHGDARPSTARKPRRT, from the coding sequence ATGCATTTCAACCATTACGGCGGGGAGGCCGCCCGGCTGGCCGCGGACCTGGTCAACCTGACCGCGCCACCATCCCCCGAGCACCTGGAACCACTACTCGCCACGCACGGCGTGGTGCACCACACACTCACCGCCGCGCAGGCCGAGACGATCTGGACATGGAGCCGGCGCCTGGCCGCGTGCTTCGGGCGGCAGGACCTCGAAGAGCGTTGCCAGGCAGTCAATGCACTTCTCGCCGACGCCTCCAGCAGTCCTCGGATCTCCCTGCACGACGGCCGACCCCATCTGCACTACAGCGCCACTGGCGCCGACGCAGCCGCGCACATCCGAGCCGTCACTGCGGCCGGACTCGCCTACGTCGTGTGCTCCGCCGACGCCGAACGGCTGGGGCGCTGCGTGCGCCACGACTGCGGTCTGGCATTCGTCGACATCTCCCGCAACGGCCGACGCGTCTACTGCTCCGTGCGCTGCGCCAACAACGACGCCGTGGCGCGTCACCGCGAGCGGCTCCACGGTGACGCCCGGCCGTCAACTGCACGGAAGCCCCGCCGAACCTGA
- a CDS encoding SRPBCC family protein, with amino-acid sequence MKYTVSIEIALPREKVVQLLADPAHLPKWLRGLVLHEPLSGEHGQLGTKSRVVMQMGQRKIECTETITRREPADLRDIPKSSVVHFDREIVGEGMWSAVRDRLTEAGPETTLWESENEYRFSGFLMKLAGLLMPGAFRKQSQQHMQDFKAFAEQGKDVREATD; translated from the coding sequence ATGAAATACACCGTGTCCATCGAGATCGCCCTGCCGCGGGAGAAGGTGGTCCAGCTGCTCGCCGACCCGGCACACCTGCCGAAATGGCTGCGGGGCCTGGTGCTGCACGAGCCGCTGAGCGGGGAGCACGGGCAGCTCGGTACCAAGTCGCGGGTCGTGATGCAGATGGGCCAGCGGAAGATCGAGTGCACCGAGACCATCACACGCCGGGAACCGGCAGACCTGCGCGACATCCCGAAATCGAGCGTCGTTCACTTCGACCGCGAGATCGTCGGCGAGGGCATGTGGAGCGCCGTGCGCGACCGGCTGACCGAAGCCGGCCCGGAAACGACGCTCTGGGAGAGCGAGAACGAATACCGGTTCAGCGGCTTTCTGATGAAGCTGGCGGGCCTTCTGATGCCCGGCGCCTTCCGCAAGCAGTCGCAACAGCACATGCAGGACTTCAAGGCGTTCGCCGAGCAGGGAAAGGACGTCCGCGAGGCGACGGACTGA
- a CDS encoding MMPL family transporter gives MRSSTPWVRRLLPLALLIAWLAIGGGLGPYAGRLGEVATNDQAAFLPRSAESTQVVEARKTFRQDETLPAIVVWTGASEGGELGKAQQAAATQALASMTGQPGIVGTPSPAVASKDGLALSGVVQLRPDLEEELPTVLTAVTAAAGTVPGTTAQLAGPAATQADLSDAFAGIDGLLLAVALAAVLLILLLVYRSVLLPLVIILGAVFALGLACAVVYVLADHDIVRVDGQVQGILSILVIGAATDYALLLAARYREELAAYEGDRVPAMRAALRQSVGPVTASAATVALGLLALLFSDLTNNRALGPVGAIGIVCAVLSALTFLPAVLVLLGRAAYWPAKPRPADAASGGHGLWRRVASLVDRAPRKVWAITLGGLLACAAFAPTLDSRGVPLDEIFVNDAPSVSAQKTLGRHFPGGSGNPAVVIADAAALPAVTAAAEATDGVDSATPVTTTGRPGVGAALVVDGRVGIDVILSDAADTTAAKGTVVRLREAVRAVPGADALVGGYTAQQYDTQRTAERDRTLIVPVVLAVILVILVGLLRSLLMPVLLVATVALNFLATLGISSLVFQHVFGFTGTDSSVPLYGFVFLVALGVDYNIFLMSRVREESLRHGVREGVLRGLTATGGVITSAGVVLAATFAALGVIPLAFLAQIAFIVAFGVLLDTLVVRSLLVPALVRDIGPKAWWPGELSRRDPGRPTGKHGT, from the coding sequence ATGCGCTCGTCCACCCCATGGGTCCGACGTCTGCTGCCCCTCGCCCTGCTCATCGCCTGGCTCGCCATCGGAGGCGGTCTGGGCCCGTACGCCGGCAGACTCGGCGAAGTCGCCACCAACGATCAGGCCGCGTTCCTGCCACGCAGCGCGGAATCCACCCAGGTCGTCGAGGCCCGGAAGACGTTCCGCCAGGACGAGACCCTGCCCGCGATCGTGGTCTGGACGGGCGCCTCCGAAGGAGGCGAACTCGGCAAGGCCCAGCAGGCCGCGGCCACCCAGGCCCTGGCCTCGATGACCGGACAGCCGGGGATCGTGGGGACTCCGTCCCCGGCCGTCGCGTCGAAGGACGGCCTGGCCCTGAGCGGTGTCGTGCAACTGCGCCCCGACCTCGAGGAGGAACTGCCCACCGTCCTCACGGCCGTGACCGCCGCAGCCGGTACGGTTCCCGGCACCACAGCACAGCTCGCGGGCCCGGCGGCGACCCAGGCCGACCTGAGCGATGCCTTCGCCGGGATCGACGGTCTCCTGCTCGCCGTCGCTCTGGCGGCCGTCCTGCTGATCCTGCTGCTCGTCTACCGCAGCGTGCTGCTTCCTCTGGTGATCATCCTCGGGGCGGTGTTCGCGCTCGGCCTGGCGTGCGCCGTGGTCTACGTGCTCGCCGACCACGACATCGTGCGTGTGGACGGTCAGGTCCAGGGCATCCTGTCGATCCTCGTCATCGGCGCCGCCACCGACTACGCGCTGCTGCTGGCCGCCCGGTACCGCGAGGAGCTCGCCGCGTACGAGGGCGACCGCGTCCCGGCCATGCGCGCTGCCCTGAGGCAATCGGTCGGACCCGTCACGGCCAGCGCGGCCACGGTGGCCCTCGGTCTTCTCGCCCTGCTCTTCAGCGATCTGACGAACAACCGGGCGCTCGGGCCGGTCGGCGCGATCGGCATCGTCTGCGCGGTCCTCAGCGCGCTCACCTTCCTGCCCGCCGTCCTGGTGCTGCTGGGCCGGGCCGCCTACTGGCCGGCCAAGCCCCGGCCGGCGGACGCGGCAAGCGGCGGCCACGGCCTGTGGCGGCGGGTGGCGAGCCTCGTGGACCGCGCCCCGCGCAAGGTGTGGGCGATCACGCTCGGCGGTCTGCTGGCGTGCGCCGCGTTCGCCCCCACCCTGGATTCCCGGGGTGTGCCGCTCGACGAGATCTTCGTCAACGACGCGCCGTCCGTCTCCGCCCAGAAGACTCTGGGCCGCCACTTCCCGGGCGGCTCGGGCAACCCGGCGGTGGTGATCGCCGACGCCGCGGCGCTGCCCGCCGTGACCGCGGCGGCCGAGGCCACCGACGGAGTCGACTCGGCGACCCCGGTGACGACTACCGGCCGGCCGGGCGTCGGCGCTGCCCTCGTGGTGGACGGCAGGGTCGGAATCGACGTCATCCTGAGCGACGCGGCGGACACGACGGCAGCGAAGGGGACCGTTGTCCGCCTCCGGGAGGCCGTGCGCGCCGTCCCCGGAGCCGATGCCCTCGTCGGTGGCTACACCGCCCAGCAGTACGACACCCAGCGCACCGCCGAGCGGGACCGGACCCTCATCGTGCCCGTGGTGCTGGCCGTCATCCTCGTCATCCTCGTCGGCCTGCTCCGCTCGCTCCTCATGCCGGTGCTGCTCGTGGCCACCGTCGCTCTCAACTTCCTGGCGACGCTCGGGATCTCCTCACTCGTCTTCCAGCACGTCTTCGGCTTCACCGGCACGGACTCGTCGGTGCCGTTGTACGGGTTCGTCTTCCTGGTCGCGCTCGGCGTGGACTACAACATCTTCCTGATGTCCCGCGTACGGGAGGAATCGCTGCGGCACGGAGTCCGCGAGGGCGTGCTGCGCGGACTGACAGCCACCGGCGGGGTCATCACCTCGGCGGGCGTGGTCCTCGCGGCCACCTTCGCCGCCCTCGGCGTCATCCCTCTCGCGTTCCTGGCACAGATCGCCTTCATCGTCGCCTTCGGCGTCCTTCTCGACACCCTGGTCGTCCGCTCCCTGCTCGTCCCCGCCCTCGTGCGGGACATCGGACCGAAAGCCTGGTGGCCGGGCGAGCTCAGCCGCCGGGATCCGGGCAGGCCGACCGGGAAGCACGGTACGTAG
- a CDS encoding MarR family winged helix-turn-helix transcriptional regulator, with translation MASTDDRDRTSPPGGAPGDLQSPGDLQSFAVALRRTHGEISRLVHDFALAQGLHPTDVQALGIILDSQEPLTPGRLREHLSLTSGAVTACLDRLEKAGHIRRTRESADRRVVHVHYVEGARAAARRYFLPLAEATARAREHFDEQELATALRFLTALNEELGALRAPGR, from the coding sequence GTGGCCAGCACCGATGACCGAGACAGGACCTCGCCCCCCGGCGGGGCGCCGGGTGACCTCCAGAGTCCGGGTGACCTCCAGAGTTTCGCCGTCGCCCTGCGCCGGACGCACGGGGAGATCAGCAGGCTGGTGCACGACTTCGCGCTGGCCCAGGGCCTGCACCCGACCGACGTGCAGGCGCTCGGCATCATCCTGGACAGCCAGGAGCCGCTCACACCCGGCCGGCTGCGCGAGCACCTCAGCCTGACGTCCGGGGCGGTCACCGCCTGTCTCGACCGGCTGGAGAAGGCCGGTCACATCCGCAGGACCAGGGAGAGCGCGGATCGCAGGGTGGTCCACGTGCACTACGTGGAGGGGGCGCGGGCGGCCGCACGCCGATACTTCCTCCCGCTTGCCGAGGCCACCGCCCGGGCCCGAGAGCACTTCGACGAACAGGAACTGGCCACGGCGCTGCGGTTCCTCACCGCACTCAACGAGGAGCTGGGAGCCCTCCGGGCACCTGGCCGCTGA
- a CDS encoding MerR family transcriptional regulator yields the protein MTDLTHGVTTGAVARRLGVSPTTLRSWDQRYGIGPAVREDGRHRRWSPTDIALLEAMCRLTTSGVPPAEAARVARARAGRRPLPSELPGVSVPARAPGSGNGLPLGEVHREFRGLARAAVRLDSPTMDTLLRELVTAHGLVTSWEEVLVPTLHAVGRKWESSGDRYVEVEHLLSWHISTTLRQLAGSARPHPDYTTPLLLACVPGEQHTLSLEALAAGLAEQGLPARMFGAAVPAEALDAAVRRLGPTAVVLWSQSRSTASHALARHVADTSFGVRGARIHPLVLLAGPGWAGRPVAPSMLRPAGLRDALDILTRRCAAAPDPVAADRNPAG from the coding sequence ATGACCGACCTGACACACGGGGTCACGACGGGGGCCGTGGCCCGACGTCTGGGGGTCTCCCCCACCACGCTGCGATCGTGGGATCAGCGATACGGGATCGGCCCGGCGGTGCGTGAGGACGGTCGGCACCGACGCTGGTCGCCGACGGACATCGCCCTCCTTGAGGCGATGTGCCGGCTCACCACATCGGGCGTGCCACCGGCCGAGGCGGCCCGGGTGGCCAGGGCCCGAGCCGGACGCCGGCCACTCCCGTCCGAGCTGCCCGGCGTCTCCGTGCCGGCACGGGCCCCGGGGTCCGGCAACGGGCTGCCGCTCGGCGAGGTCCACCGGGAGTTCCGGGGACTGGCCAGGGCAGCGGTTCGCCTCGACAGCCCCACCATGGACACGCTGCTGCGCGAGTTGGTCACGGCACACGGGCTCGTCACCTCGTGGGAAGAGGTGCTTGTGCCCACCCTGCACGCCGTCGGACGCAAGTGGGAGTCCTCGGGCGACCGGTACGTCGAGGTCGAACACCTTCTGTCCTGGCATATCTCCACCACTCTGCGGCAGTTGGCGGGCTCCGCCCGGCCGCATCCGGACTACACGACACCGTTGCTGCTCGCCTGTGTCCCGGGCGAGCAGCACACCCTCTCCCTGGAAGCCCTGGCCGCCGGCCTCGCCGAACAAGGCCTGCCGGCCCGCATGTTCGGTGCGGCGGTACCGGCCGAGGCTCTCGACGCGGCGGTACGACGGCTGGGGCCGACGGCCGTGGTGCTCTGGTCGCAGTCCCGCTCGACCGCCAGCCACGCCCTGGCCCGGCATGTGGCCGACACCTCGTTCGGCGTCAGGGGCGCCCGGATCCACCCCCTGGTGCTGCTCGCCGGCCCCGGCTGGGCCGGCCGCCCGGTCGCACCGAGCATGCTGAGGCCCGCCGGGCTGCGCGACGCACTCGACATCCTCACCCGCCGCTGCGCCGCCGCCCCCGACCCCGTCGCCGCCGACCGGAATCCCGCCGGCTGA
- a CDS encoding SUKH-4 family immunity protein: MLTDIHANQVPSTFGLTGVTYFPRPTSSCMHPGTAGFLAAVGLPSSKLFSTRLDLDSPGRLECRPSLKAAFDADGAALPEEAELWEVLGEFQYATVALDPQTGQVYSFAEGEEIYVPMHKDVSSLVHALTVVETGLAELKRLPHHDDQARTEAIERLRDRIVQIDETPFASDDGGWSRFFEEIAFGMWG, encoded by the coding sequence GTGCTGACCGACATCCATGCCAACCAGGTGCCAAGCACGTTCGGGCTCACCGGCGTAACCTACTTCCCCCGCCCCACCAGCAGCTGCATGCACCCCGGCACAGCCGGGTTCCTCGCCGCCGTGGGACTGCCATCGAGCAAGCTGTTCTCCACCAGGCTCGACCTCGACTCCCCCGGCCGGCTTGAGTGCCGGCCGTCCCTCAAGGCCGCCTTCGACGCCGACGGTGCCGCCCTTCCTGAAGAGGCCGAACTGTGGGAGGTCCTCGGGGAGTTCCAGTACGCGACCGTCGCTCTCGACCCCCAGACCGGGCAGGTCTACTCGTTCGCCGAAGGCGAGGAGATTTACGTCCCCATGCACAAGGACGTCTCCTCGCTCGTCCACGCCCTCACTGTGGTCGAAACCGGTCTCGCCGAACTGAAGAGGCTCCCGCACCACGACGACCAGGCACGCACAGAAGCCATCGAACGTCTCCGCGACCGCATCGTCCAGATCGACGAGACACCCTTCGCCAGTGACGACGGCGGGTGGAGCAGGTTCTTCGAAGAGATCGCCTTCGGCATGTGGGGCTGA
- a CDS encoding oxygenase MpaB family protein: MGSPGAFVDDLRKRCGASLLYRVSGPHAHDKRARIHGTPGPRWFGPERPVRVVHGDASMYVGGLAALLLQSLHPVAMVAVAAHSDFRGDPWGRLQRTSTFLAVTTFGPSRDAERAVERVRGVHERIRGSTSEGVPYRASDPHLLTWVHIAEAACFLRAHQRYGRRPLDPTGQDGYVADMARVASRLGAERPPETVAELTTRLAEYRPELRATPESRAAARYLLSHPPLPAATRIPYAFLAAAAVELLPAWARVSLDVPYATRILLPVARPCGRAVIAAIRWATPPVPPAPGGP, from the coding sequence ATGGGCTCACCAGGCGCGTTCGTCGACGACCTGCGGAAGCGGTGCGGTGCATCACTGCTGTACCGGGTCTCGGGCCCTCACGCGCACGACAAGCGTGCCCGTATCCATGGCACGCCCGGACCGCGCTGGTTCGGACCCGAACGCCCCGTTCGGGTCGTCCACGGCGATGCGTCGATGTACGTCGGTGGCCTCGCAGCCCTGCTGCTCCAGTCGCTGCACCCCGTCGCCATGGTGGCGGTCGCTGCCCACTCCGACTTTCGGGGTGACCCCTGGGGCCGGCTCCAGCGCACCAGCACGTTCCTGGCGGTCACGACGTTCGGGCCGAGCCGAGACGCGGAGCGAGCCGTGGAGCGGGTACGCGGCGTGCACGAGCGGATCCGGGGGAGCACCTCCGAGGGGGTGCCGTACCGCGCGTCCGATCCTCATCTCCTGACCTGGGTGCACATCGCGGAAGCGGCCTGTTTCCTCAGGGCCCACCAACGCTACGGCCGGCGTCCGCTCGATCCGACCGGGCAGGACGGGTACGTGGCCGACATGGCTCGGGTCGCGTCCCGTCTCGGCGCCGAGCGCCCTCCCGAAACCGTTGCCGAGCTGACGACACGCCTCGCCGAGTACCGTCCGGAGCTTCGAGCCACCCCGGAGTCCCGTGCGGCGGCACGCTACCTGCTGTCACATCCTCCGCTGCCGGCCGCGACGAGGATTCCGTACGCGTTCCTGGCAGCGGCGGCGGTCGAGTTGCTGCCAGCCTGGGCGCGAGTGTCGCTGGACGTGCCGTACGCGACCCGGATCCTGCTGCCGGTGGCCCGGCCCTGCGGCCGTGCGGTCATCGCCGCGATCCGCTGGGCGACTCCGCCCGTTCCGCCGGCTCCAGGAGGGCCTTGA